The following is a genomic window from Xenopus laevis strain J_2021 chromosome 2L, Xenopus_laevis_v10.1, whole genome shotgun sequence.
ATCCATTCAGCTTCAGTTGAGTAGAGGAAGGAGGAGGCTGAAGGATAGTTGCACTAGAGCAATAGGAGTGCATATATGCAAGTGTTAATTATCTGAGTTAGTATTTTAGAGGGTTTGTTACCGAATTCATTATATTCTGTCTTACATTTCAAATAGGCTTGTTCTGTATATGAGTCTAGTCGTTGCTTTAATTGGATTCTCTTTAACTCCAGCTCCTCGTGATCTTGTTTTGCTAAAGattctttgtgtgtgttttctaGGGTTTTGATTTCTTGTAGTAATGTTTGTGTTTTAAggttgttttccttttttaaccTGGAGCTTAGGGCTATTAGATTGTCTCTTGTGACTACTTTTATTGTTTCCCATAATGTAGATGGGTCTGTTCCGGGTAATTTATTGTACATTATAGTTTCTTGTATCTGTTCCTGTATAGAGCTTCTATTGTTTTTGTTTAGGAGAAGTCTCTCATTAAACCTCCATGTGAATGTTGCCTTCATAGTGGCCGGGATCTCTACTTGAGCTGTATATTTTGCATGGTCGAATAGGAGCATTGGTTCAATTTGTGTCTTCTTGACAAAATGTAGCCATTTTTGATTGATAAACATATGATCTATTCTGGAGTAGCTGTTGTGAGAGTTGGAGAAGAAGGTTTAGTCTCTCTCCTTTGGGTTGTGTGTCCTCCATATATCAATTAGGTTAAGTTTGTGTAGATgtcctttaattttctttaatgcTTTGTATGTAATGGCGGATTTTTGAGATGCGCAGTCTATAGTAGGATTAAAGGCTACATTAAAATCTCCTCTGACAAGTAGGATACCCTCTGCAAATTCAGATATTGTTTGTGTCATCTTTTTGATGTAACTGTCTTGGGTTACTCGGAcataagggggtatatttatcaaagagtgaagttaatagtgaagttctgccactagagtgaaattccaccactctccattcatttctatggaatttttataggcgtagttatcaaagggtgaactttcactttcacccattgataaatacgcctttcaaaatcccatagaaatgaattgagagctgcggaatttcactctagtggcttTTATTGTGACTTAATGACCTTGTGCGTCAATTCAAGAGTCAATTGAAGTGAATGGTACATCTTTATGTATGAGGATTGATGTGCCCTTCACTTTGGCTTCTGGGTTAGTACTAGAAAAGACTTTATCaaaccatttgtttttaattatggatTCATGAGCGGATTTAATGTGTGTTTCCTGGAGATATACAATTTTAGCGTCAAGCTTTTTGCAGTTGCTAATGATCTGTGCACGTTCCTTAGGGTTGTTTAGCCCGTTAACGTTTTGGGACCATATTGTTAAAGAAATATTACGTCCCATAGTGATCTGGTTTGTACGGTGTAATCTAATATTCACTCATTATGACCTGCTTCCATTGGATAGGGGGGTGGGAGAAGAACCATAACACATATAacttaatatacatttaaatgcaaataaacaattattttctgttacaaCTTTAAATGCAATTGGGTCTGAACCACCTGTGCTTGGGGTGTACCACTGTGGGGGGGGGTTAGTAAGTATGAAGGGACAACAGTCATTGTTTGTGGCCCACTGACTTTTAGAAAATGTCTATAGTGGGAGCATTGGGGAGATAGTCTCATACAATTTAAGCATAAGTAACATTTACTGTCCAAGTATTATATACTCACGACTCCGCCCATTCTTTACTCAGCGTTTTCTTATTGGGTATAGTCTCTTTGAGGTATCGGCTTCTCGTCGTttttggggtttctggataagaggaaCCTCCTGCCATGGATTGTCAGCCTCTGTAGTTGTTTCTTGTTGGTCTTTTCCTTTGTCGTTCCAGCCCATGATGGTGACTTTGTCTAGTTGGAACTTTCTCATAAAGTCCTTCAGATCATCTGGCAGCCGAAGTATCGCTTGAACTCCATCTTTGTTTGCCGTTTGGCTGAAGGGATAGCCCCATCTAAATTGTATACCTTTGGACTTTAGTTGATCTGTTAATGGCTTGAGTTGTTTTCTCTTGATTAACGTTGTCAATGATAAGTCTTGCAATAGTCTGATGTTGTTGTTTTCAAAAGTGAGTTTCTTTTCCGCTCTGGCCTTTAACAAGATTTCTTCTTTAAGTGGAaagttatttatacagtataatatgtctCTTGGTGCTTCTGCTGGCGCATTCCTTGGCTTGTAGACTCTGTGCGCTCTTTTTGCTATGGGGACAAACTCCTGATTCCGTTGCTGGTCAAATTACCGACATATCTGAGGGATTCAACGATGTGTATTAATAAATTTAAGGATATAGTTTGGAAACCTACTTACAAGTGGTTTTTCTATGGACGTGAATGCGCTGTATTCATCGATACAACATGATCTGGGTTTACACACCATTACCTTTTGGTTAGATAAAGAACGTTGTTTTTCGGAGTCtcagaatgtatttattttacaatctATAGAATATCTCCTACatactaattatttttaatttaatggtgttttttttctccaaaaacgtGGTGCCACGATGGGGGGTATCCTTCACCCCCACCTATGCCAATCTCTTCATGGGGTGGTGGGAGCGGCGCCACGTCTTTGGGGATATAAACCCCTTCAGATCCCACATTGTGCAATTTTATCTCTATATAGACGATTGTGTGGGAATATGGGAGGGAGATGAGACATCTTTTCAGGCCTTCATTGAATTTTGCAATTGTGCAGTGGAAGGCATATCGTTCACATATGAGATCAGTGATTCTAGTATCCCATTTTTAGATACATTGTTTTCCTCAACGGGAAAAGAGGTGCATACGACCCTTTTCCATAAACCAATAACTAGGAAATCTTGTATTGTTTCTGAACTTGTTACCCCTCATATCTAAATAGGTCTCCACTGCTCTCAAACCCACCTCATGTGGGATCAATGAAAGAACGCAAAGCCCAATGCCCCCCAAAAGAACATCATCTCCCACTTCCCTCCCAACCAACTTCCTAAGGACTTCCAATGTGTCCTTCACATGAGAAGGGAGTGTTTCAACCATTGGTGCCAAGACAAAATCTATTTATTGCAACTCTCGACTCTTTCTGTTGGTCCCCCACCCTCCATCTGGGGAGtcttttgtggatttttggtttatgataaaaacacaATATCGTTGGGTGTTCAACACAGAGGTATTCATGCTCTTGTTTGTTAATTACCCCCACGGCCAACGCCTCATGTTAAATGGTCTTTAACCTACATTGTTACTGTTGTAAAGGATTACCATCAAGTTTCATATATTGGGAGGGGTCTTTGAGCTGTGTCTCAGCCTCCCATATATAATATTCTAGGCCCATTAATAACACTTTGCCCCCTTGTCGGAGGACTTCATCACCAATTGGTCCATGTTCTGTAGATGTTGAAGGACCTTCCTCTCCCCAGCAGTTAAGTTATCATCCTGTGATCCTACAAAGGAGGTTTTACTTCAATCACTTTCACAAACTGATGCACAACTTGTATCTCACCCAGAGACGgatatttttgggatttatttgtAGATGTAGAATATAGGGAAACCTCCTCATCCACTAACCCCCCATGGACTTCAGTTTCTATAAACTCATTCCAAGATTTAGATgccaataattccaaattattaaaagtgTTAATTAGTCCCTAATATCTAACCCTTGTCTTGACCCCTCTGCGTAACCTTGTTTGATTGGCTGAGCTCTTTTATTACCCTGGAGTGAATCCCATCCAGTCCTGCTCCTTTGTTCCCTGTTACATGTTCTACAGCCATAAAAAGTCAACAAAGCCTCATAgtcacattattatattttttattattattaaacatttatataaatacaattatttttacagggaaaaaggaaagggtATAATATAACAAAAGAATTCCATGCACATTGTAACTGTGGGGGGGCAAGGGGTCTGCAGCCCCCTGGTTTCAGAAGTTGATGCTCACTGATGGGGAGTCTGGGAGGCAAGAAAAGTTTTGTACAGAATCTTCTCCCCCAGCCCCCCACCCAAAACCTTCTTCCAAAGCTCTTGCAGAATTCCTTTTGGCACCAGCATTTCCTATTGGAATGTTTCTTTTGCAGGATGCTGGTCCAAGCCGCTGGTTCCGAGCTGAGGAATCTGCAATGAAAAGTAGCATCCAGTTAGTACCTGTTTAATGGGACACTATTGCTCGGGCGGAACATTCCCACCACATGCACCGTACAGCAGCACGTGAGCCTGAGCCGGATTAGAGACCCTCCCAAAGAGAAGTTCTTATGGCCTGTGCTGGGAATAAATGTCACTCACCTGTCCATGATGACCGGTAAGGTCACAGTGCTGGTCAGCTGGTCCAGAGAAAGGGTTGGCACGGTAGAATTGTAGTTTCACTCTATACTCCATGTTAGATTATCGTTTCTTTCTCTGGATGATGTGCACTTGGAATGATTGGATCTCACAGTGATGTTCTGCTGTGGATCCAGTTTGTGATACCGTTAGCTCTGCAGGTTTTGATCCATTCAGCTTCAGTTGAGTAGAGGAAGGAGGAGGCTGAAGGATAGTTGCACTAGAGCAATAGGGGTGCATATATGCAAGTACACCGCATAACATGAGAGGTGCAGTAtcagctcacactcacactcaatgAGGAGCCACTGTAAGGTCACATTACTGTGTGTAGGGGCCACACTTGTATCTGTTGGGGCCTTTGCCTGGACCTTACTGCATTTAGCATTTCTCTCTTTgtctctcttctgtctctttgttACACTCTGTGAGGAGCGTTGAGCCTTTTTGGGGAAAGGGGTGATCTCTCCCCTCTCCAGGCATTCAATGAGGTGCTGTCTCATTCTCTTCTCATCATACCTGCAGCCAGTGGGGTCTCCGTTTGCCAGTAATTCGCACACATTGGCTATGGCATATACCCCACAGTCATTGCCATTGGGTTGTTGGTGCACCTTTAGTTGTATCAGGCTTCCCAGAGGATCTGGGGCCACTTCCCCATAGTATTCCAGGATTTGTCTCTTCATGGAATTGCTGAGTTTGGAGGATTTTAAGCTGTCCATGATCTCCACTCTATCGGATCTGAAACAAGATGCCAACCAGTGGTTCCGATCGCTATCAAAGTGGATCTGTACAGCTGGGCCACACACAGGTACAACCTGCCATTGGGCCTCAATGACGGATTGGAGGCCGTCGGCTCCAAACTGCCTTTTCAGCATTGCCTGTGCCGCGTCTATAACGTCATcctccagccaatcacagccctgaaggATTAGTTTCTGACGCGCCGTCAGCTTGAGCCCAGGGAGCCGTTTCTCTTCCGACGAGTCTGACGCTCCCTTGTCTGTCACTGAATCTCCAACGGTCATTTCCTCAGTTGGGTTCTCTGGCTCTGCCCCTTCTGTACCCACATAGGATACTTgggcctcttccttcttcttcttcttcttcctgaagATGCTCAGTGGTGGGAAGCAGCAATGGTGGCTCTTCTCTACATCTGGATCTTTGGCATCTGATCCAGGAAactggttggactttttgggaTGAAGTAGATGGTGAAAGGGTTTGGCTATAGCAGCTTTCGCCCGTTTCAGCTCAGTGATGATCTTGCTCCTGTTCATCGCTAAAGCtgcaagaaaattaaaaatggagGCCCAGTTAGTGGCACTGCCTGGTTCCTAAAATCCCTAGTGCTTGTACAGCGAAAATAGGCACGAATGGGCTTTATTTACTAACAGTGAGCGGAGCCAGAGCCCACCGAGGCAGATTTATTAGTAGTTTCCCATGTTTTACCCACctatagtaaataggcccctaatagaagatgaaagaaaatcatttgtatgTCTCAGTgtcatttttatgaataaaaagcatgaattttgAGCCCCAGATCAGCTGAACCCCCACTCACCTCAGTCAGTCGCAAGATCTGAAGTGAATAATCAACTGCAAAGCTTAAACCACATCTGctgccattatgacatcatcaacctCTGATGTCACAAAGTCTCAGGCAGTCATGTGACCGTTACATGTTGTAGTGTAAACCAGAGAGAGGGATTCTGGGACATGTGAAAGGGATTATGGGATATGTGGCTCCTCAGTTTCCCAGTGAAACTGCTATTTTGCTGCTGGGGCCACTGACTGATAAGTGATAACATGTgacaatataaatacagccccATATTAAATGAAGTGCCGGGGGCAGTGCCCTTAGAGAGCAGAGAGCAGTTTAACTGTCACACTGCAGAGAGACACAACAGAAAGGCAAATCCTTCCCAACCCAGAGTCAAAGACCAATCGAATGTCACTATCTACGTGACACTAACAGTGCATGTAAAGGCTAATTCcccctttcatttttatatttctgtcccCCAAAATAAACTGCCATGTGTAATGGGAAGGGATTGATTTCTGTCTAATCCAGTAGCATCTTCTATGCTTCATTCATTTcgttttttgtgtgtatatatattgggGGGTCCCAGGTCTTTACGCAGAGAGTCCAGGGACAGGTGGGGTACACTCAGCATAGAGGATATAGCAGTTCAGATGCTGCTGCCTTGGAACCTGCAGCCGTTTAGTTCGGTAACTCTGGGTCCCAATGGATCTTCAACCTGTGGCCCccagctgcactgctgctcctgacttCTGCCTGGTTCTGGAGCATGGGAGTCTCAGTAGCCACATCTCATATAAAGTCATAACAGATTCACTAGATAAATAatcttatcccatttagactattgcaatctcctcctaactggcctaaCTGACTCCCTTACATGAGTTTTACTGGATTTAATATGGAAACTGTGTGTTTCACTCTATTGCCTGGCACCATGaagactgtaaatgataaggatattagaagtcactgaggggttgttctgtgaccatataaaggcacaaggctgcaggctgagttatacagggaactctgagtatcactcatgtattataagggataatgtaccccctactgtaaatgataaggatattagaagccactgaggggttgttctgtgacaatataaaggcacaaggctgcaggctgagttatacagggaactctgagtatcactcatgtattataagggataatgtaccccctactgtaaatgataaggatattagaagtcactgaggggttgttctgtgaccatataaaggcacaaggctgcaggctgagttatacagggaactctgagtatcactcatgtattataagggataatgtaccccctactgtaaatgataaggatattagaagccactgaggggttgttctgtgacaatataaaggcacaaggctgcaggctgagttatacagggaactctgagtatcactcatgtattataagggataatgtaccccctactgtaaatgataaggatattagaagtcactgaggggttgttctgtgaccatataaaggcacaaggctgcaggctgagttatacagggaactctgagtatcactcatgtattataagggataatgtaccccctactgtaaatgataaggatattagaagtcactgaggggttgttctgtgaccatataaaggcacaaggctgcaggctgagttatacagggaactctgagtatctctcattCTTCCCAACCCAGAgtcaaagaccaattgcaagtcgCTCTCTACATGACACTCACTTCATTAAGTCCTCACACGTCTGCACAGAAGCTCGTTGTTACACACAGTCTGCGAAGAGTCAATGTTTTAGGGggttttttatttgcagaatctTTTTCTAAATTggtcagtacataaaatattgcAGGAACACAAGAGAAATCAGTAAGAAATCTGTACAAAGGGAAAGAAGAAAGGGGTCGGAGACACGGGGTCGGACATGGCACTTAGCAGGGGGCAGGGGTATAGACTGGATAGTTGGTATCAAGTCCCTCTAGAGAGACCCATTTGGGACAGTCCAATCCCTCTGATCACTGAGGAATCAAactgacatgattttttttttattattattaaagggggacaaattgtgtaaaaaacaagaaagtgccattgagttttattttttaaatatagaagaaacctgctgaaaaatgtaGTATTTTGGGTTGTATTGAAACATTCCTCCTAAATCTTAAATCATCTGTTCCtcttctgctgcctcctttccaagCTGTGTAGgggaaccaatcagaagctagcCTGACCTGGTAGGGAACTGTGGGTGTGACTGCtcggctgtggttggctattccCCCTACACACCCAGCCCTTAATAATCAGTTCCCACAAACATAAAACAAGGCCTGTGACTTGCCTTATCCTCTGAGTGAGGGTTTGTATCACTAGATTAATAATTAGGGTGAAAGGGGCCCATTAGATCCTGTACATTTACTAGACCGGACACCTGAGTGTGTGACTATTGCCGTGTAATGCGCCATCTCTCATCAATGAATTTCTGGGAAAGTTCCCTATGGAATAGCGAGTGTATGTGATCCAAtgctcccacaccttgtgtcttattcccttccctttagattgtaagctcttttgcacagggccttcctcaccttttgtactggtattggttgtgatgtatgtaactccatatgttctatgtatgtaattcatgggatttagttgtataaacacaattactttacagcgctgcgaaatatgttggcgctatataaatacatgttattaataataataataataatgatgctcCCTTATATCTAATGATACCAGTAATGGGATCAGTCTGGTTCTGCTCGTTGTGTCTGTTGGACTCAGAGCTCTCACATTCCTGCCGCTGCTTTATAAAGGCTACTTGGccattctgtttttgtttttttaggtttttattttttgaattttaacaGGAGGGGTTACAGAGGGATAGACAAACAACACAAGACATGTCATGGTTCACATGTACAATTATACAATACATCCTGCAGCATTATGTCAATACTTAGTACAATCAGCATCCATTTCAACCTATGCTTCGGGCACATTAGAGCCGACAGATTACCAGCCCTAGGGCTTGGGGTTCCTGTatcagggaggggagaggagtcATGCCATGCTACGGTCTAGGCCCTACTCTGGGATTTCAGCCAGGTGTACATCTAGCCATGGGCCccagattttatcaaatttgCCCTGGCAACCTCGAGCCACATATGTAATTGAGGGCAACACTTCATTTACTAAGCTGACCCAGACTACTGTCTCAAGGGGATATCCCAGTGTGATCTTTCCATGCTTGTTTGTGCTTGCGAGCTGGGCTATTTCTCGCTCGCTAATAGTAGGCCCTGCCCGTGGATGGTCAAATAGGCAAGGGGGGCTCTATTGGGCCTGTGCAAGTGTTTATGGCCGAGTACATATATATAGTAGTCCTGAGGGCAATTGTTCTGGTGACTAAGAGTCAAAATATCCTGTATAGCAGTATATGCCACTGGTGCGGCCTATGGTCATGTGTTATCGCCCGTGGCGCCCCCTCCGATGCGTAGTTATTATGTACTTACTGTGGATTAGCCATTATTGCCGCTCCGGGCTATTTCTGGGCCCTCTCCCGGCTACGCGGGTGACCAGCGAGCGATCAGCTTCTGTAAGAGTTGCAAAAAAGTGGGATCTCTCCCGGAGGCAGTGGCCTAGACGGAATTCGGTGGGCTCGCTCAATGACCAACATCGTGGAGAAGACGTCTGGTCCCAAATTTTGCTTGAGCCAGTCCTCCATGAATGGTTCCGGCGTCTTGCCTTCAGCGTGCTCGGGGAGGCCAACAAGGCGAATATTGTTCCAACGCAGCCTGTTCTCGAGGTCTTCCGCCTTATTCGAGACGTGGGTAAGTTCAGCAGGCACTGATTGTTTTGTATCCTCCATCACTGATACGCGGTGCTCTACTTCCCTTGTCCTCTCGCGTAGGTTTTGGTCCACCTTAATGGTATCCAGCTGCGACGTTGTGTTGGCATACAATTCAGTCATGGCTGCAGTATATCTTTATTTGAAGGCTCCGATGGCGCAGATGCCTCCTGTGACAGTATGGGGTCCGAGGGCATGGAGGCCTGCTCTTGTTCTGCAGTGGACTCTGAGGTCGTTTGAGATGAGGAGGCAATTTGTCCAAACGGTTAGTGTTCATTTTGGGCCCATGCTTCCCCATGATTACTCAGAGAGGCTGCCAGCAGTTTGGCGGTAGTTCACGTGATATTAAGTGGTACAAAATCAAGAGCAGGATAAATCTTGTAGGGAGCCACTGTTCAATGTATCTGCTCATGCCGCCATCTTGGCTCCGCCCACGGCCATTTTGTTTGATggcaaaaatgtagttatttgcctGCTGGAATTCTgccttagttacatagttacatagttaaattgggttgaaaaaagacaaagtccatcaagttcaacccctccaaatgaaaacccagccccatacacacacccctccctactgtcacataaatgatatatacccatatctatactaactatagagtttagtatcacaatagcctttgtattatgtctgtccaagaaatcatccaagtccctcttatagtcattaactgaatcatcacccggcagtgcattccccaacctcactgtcctcactgtgatgaaccccctactctgttcctttaaatgaaacttcttttcctctagtctgaaggggaggcctctggtacgtcattctctttatgggtaaaaaggtccccctgctatttgtctataatgtcctctaatgtacttgtaaagtctaatcatgtcccctcacaagcgccttttttcccccagagaaaacaaccccaaccttgtcagtctcccctcataatttaactcttccctccctctaaccagtttagttgcacttagtctctgcactctctccagctcatttatatccctcttaaggactggagtccaaaactgcccccatactccagatgaggcctcaccagggacctataaagagacacaattatgtttcatcccttgagttaatgcccttttttatacaagaactttatttgctttagtagccacagaatgacactgcccagaattagacaacttgttatctacaaagaccccaatatccttctcatttaaggaaactcccaacacactgccatttagtgtataacttgcatttatattatttttgccaaagtgcataacctgcatttatcaacattgaacctcattttccagtttgctgcccagttttccagtttagacaaatcactgtgcaaagtggcagcatcctgcatggaacctatagttctgcacaatttagtctcatctgcacaaatagaaacagtactttcaatggcacctccaggtcattaataaacaagttgaaaagcaagggacctagtacagagccctgcggtactccactatcAACACTAGATCTAATATCCAGGCTCAGAgctggcagcatttactggtcacatgtctaaaagctaacatcttattggttgctatgggttactgctcctgggcaaacttagtgccttttattacatatgggggtatgaacttactgaaactctgccaCTTGATACATTATATGTGTGAGTAGTGGCACAATATGAATGAGCCATGATATCATGGTACCCAACTCCTCCCCTAATCTAGTGCTGAGTTGCACTTGcccttttatattgttttatttctgattatttaattgaTGTTGATTTGAGGCCATTTCTTGGCTCTATGTTCTGTGTCTATAGGATGAGCACAGGGGATTCACTCCATTATTTTACTGCACATTTTATTAGACTTTGTTCTTCCTTATTCTGGGAATCTAGTGATGGGACAGAGACAGGAGTTGATCAGTTGTGGAATGAAGGGGACATATATGGGCTCGGATGGACTTGCCCAGCACTTTCTGTGGATAAAAGCTTTAGGGCACTAAGGGAAAGGATGTGAGACATTGGCACTATTATATATTCGCGCCGTGGGAAACCTCTCTGTTGGGAATTTAAATTCTAAGAGATAAAAAAGAACACCCCTTCGGCACTCGGATGAAAAAGCCCAGCAGGGTATCAGTAAATCTGTGGTGTAGAGTATGAGCTCTCACTTGATGCAAACTCACATCCCTAGACAATGTCTCAATGGCTTCTTTGGTTGGACAGTTTCTCTGCATTTGTAGACACTCGGCGGCACTCTGGGTGGTATGATTTATTGTGTCATGGTAGGTAACAACATCACCTAGATTGCCTTTGACTAAGGGAATGCTTTCCCAAAACGCGT
Proteins encoded in this region:
- the LOC121399617 gene encoding uncharacterized protein LOC121399617 gives rise to the protein MNRSKIITELKRAKAAIAKPFHHLLHPKKSNQFPGSDAKDPDVEKSHHCCFPPLSIFRKKKKKKEEAQVSYVGTEGAEPENPTEEMTVGDSVTDKGASDSSEEKRLPGLKLTARQKLILQGCDWLEDDVIDAAQAMLKRQFGADGLQSVIEAQWQVVPVCGPAVQIHFDSDRNHWLASCFRSDRVEIMDSLKSSKLSNSMKRQILEYYGEVAPDPLGSLIQLKVHQQPNGNDCGVYAIANVCELLANGDPTGCRYDEKRMRQHLIECLERGEITPFPKKAQRSSQSVTKRQKRDKERNAKCSKVQAKAPTDTSVAPTHSNVTLQWLLIECECELILHLSCYAVYLHICTPIALVQLSFSLLLPLLN